GGCATCGGCCCCACCCGCATCTCGCGCTCCATCGGCATCATCAAGGCGTACACCACCCGCGTGGGCGCCGGGCCGTTCCCCACGGAACTGTTCGACGAGATGGGCGTGTACCTGCAGAAGACCGGCGGCGAGTTCGGCGTCAACACCGGCCGTCCGCGCCGCTGCGGCTGGTACGACGCCGTGCTGGCACGCCACGCCTCCCGCGTGAACGGCTTCACGGACTACTTCGTCACCAAGCTGGACGTGCTCACCGGCATCGAGCAGATCCCGGTCTGCGTGGCCTATGACGTTGACGGCGTGCGGCACGACGAAATGCCCATGACCCAGACCGAGTTCCATCACGCCAAGCCGATCTTCGAGTACTTCGAGGGCTGGACCGAGGACATCACCGCAGCGCGGACCCTGGAAGACCTTCCGGAGAACGCCCGCAACTACGTGCTGGCCCTCGAGAAGCTGTCCGGCACGCGGTTCTCGGCCATCGGCGTCGGTCCGGACCGCGACCAGACCATCGTGGTCAACGACCTGATTCAGGACTGATCCTGGCGGACATCAACTGAAGTACGACGGCGGCGGGTCACCCGGAAAGGTGGCCCGCCGCCGTCGTCGTTAACCGTTTGTCAGGATTCGACCTGATCGCTATTCGCCTGGTTGCGCGCGCGTCTGGAGCAGGTGCTGCTGCAGTTTCGCTTCCGCCTCACGGCGGCGAATGGCCTGTTCCCGCATGGCGCGGGTCGCCGCGGACCCGGCACTGATTAGGCGTGTCACTTTTTTCGGCGCGGCTGCCGTACCAGCGGCAGGTGCGGCCATTACTTCCTCACTCATGCCCGTATCGTGACACTCCCGCCGCTGCGGGCGTAACCCCCGGCGCCGGAGCGTTACAGGATCGGAACCTCCCGGAGCGCCGGGCGCCGGCGGCCAGCCTATGGGGGCGGGGATGCGTAGCCGGAGTGCAATGCGGGTGGCCGCCTCTGCGATTACGGGTAACGGTCACTCGTGACCCGCGAGCCCGCTCTTCCTATGTTGGACTCACCGGCGCTTCGCGGGAAACGGGACCCCTCGAAGGACACTCACCGGACCGCCAGGAAAGGGGTGGACATCATGGGTCTCAGCTTGAAGTCAGACAAAGCGAAAACGGGGTCAGCACCAGAGTCTTCGGACCGGGACGCGGGCCCGCGGCGATACCGTACGCGCATCAACCGTGAACCGGTCCTTGACCGCCTGCGGGTGCAGGAGTTGGCCGGGGGAATCCATTCCCAGAGCCGGCTTCTCGAATTCCTGAACCTGTTCCTGGTCCTGCTCCCCTCCAGGGTCAACAACGTGGTCATCGCCCTGGACAGCGGAGACCATGAGGCGGCCAGCGCCGCAGCCCAAAGCCTCGCGTCGTCCGCCGCGATGGCGGGGGCCGCCCGGCTCGAACTGGTTGCCTTGCTCGTAGACGCCGATCTCCGCATCGGGCGGATGGACCGGGCACGCGAAACGGGACGACGCCTCGGCCCGGACGCTTCGGAACTGGCATCGGCGCTGTCCCGCCTACTGACGGGCCACTGACCCCAGGAAGCTGTCCCGCCCCGCTAACCGGCAGGAATCGAATGCCCCTGTCCAAGAAGCGTGTAGCAGGGCGGGCGATAATGGGACTCATGCAGCCGGAGTGGAGCCCCCGTATCAGTTGGGCAGATCTGCCCGGCCACGTGCAGGCAGGAGTCGAACAGATTCTGGGATCGCCTGTGGCCCACGCGACTGGCCAGCAGGGAGGTTTTTCCCCGGGCACGGCCGACAGGGTGCTCACTTCTTCGGGCGCGAGGGCCTTCGTCAAGGCGGTAAGTCCGCAGCTGAACGAGCACTCACCCGCCATCCACCGTAAAGAGGCAACGGTGACGGCGGCACTGCCCGACGGCGTTCCGGCGCCGTCGTTGATCGGCACCTTCGACGACGGGGAGTGGGTAGCCCTCATCCTGAGCGATGTGGAAGGCCGGAACCCGCACGTGCCCTGGCGTTCGGCGGAACTGACGGGTGTGCTCAACGCCCTGCTCAAACTTTCCCGCACGCCGGTCCCGCCTGCCCTGGCGCACCTGCCGGCGCTTGAGCACGAGCTTGCCGATGCATTCGGAGGCTGGACCCGTATCAGGGCCGATCCGCCCCAAGCCTGCGACCCCTGGATCATCAGGAATCTCGGGATCTTGGAGGACCTTGCAGAAACCGGGCTTGCGGATCTCAAGGGGCAGTCGCTTGTGCATACGGACGTGCGGGCGGACAACATTCTGATTACGCACGACAACGAGGCGGTCCTGGTGGACTGGCCCTGGGCATGTATCGGCTCGGCTTGGGTCGATGCACTCACAGTCCTGATCAACGTGCGCGTGTTCGATCCCGGGTTCGACGTTGAGTCCATCCTGCGGACCCATAAGGTCTTTGCCCCGGCCACGCCCGCGGGTGTCCACCGCGTTCTGTCGGGCCTGGGCGCCTACTTCACTGATGCCGCCAGGCAGCCGCCCCCACCGGGCCTGCCCACTGTCCGGGCGTTCCAACGGCATCAAGGTGAGGCAGTTGTCCACTGGCTCCGCCAGCGGATGGTGGGCCACTGACCAGGGTGCCGAAAACTTTTTGAGGTTTTTTTGGATTTCGCGTAACCCCCGGGCGTGCGGTGACGATTACCACTATGAAAGCGCCGGGTTCGAAGTTGTCCCCCATCAGGTTCGAACCTGGCGCTTGACTGCATAAAGAGAGCCGGGCTGGAACTGTCCCCCATCATGATTCCAGCCCGGCACCTCTATGTCCGAAGCCGGTTCAGCAGAAAGCCGGCGCAGGAGCGCGCGGTCTGCCGGCTCGGTTTCCTTGGTTACCCGGGGTAAAGTTGTGGCGCAGGAGACAAACCCGCCGCCATTTGATGGCCATACATTGATGTAGCCATCTCCCTTGAACGAAAGCCACACGTCCGTGACAGACGCACTGACCGACGATTCTCTGCGGGCCCTCAGGGGCCGCGACGGCGAGTTGTTCAGTCTGGTCTATCGGAGTTATGCGCCGCAGGTGCTGGGATACCTGACGGCCCGGGGTGTCGAGGATCCGGAGGCCACTATGCAGGACGTTTTTCTGGCGGTCCTCCCACGGATAGATGGCATCAGCGGCGGCGCGAGCGGGCTTCGGACCTTCCTGTTCTCCGTAGCCCATGCGCGGATGGTTGACGACCATCGCCGGCAAAGCCGTGCACCCGTGAAACAGCGCTTCGAACCTGAATTCGACCGGCGGGAATCCTCCTCCGCGGAAGCTGCGGCCATGCTGTTGGTTGCGCCCCGGGAAGTGCAGGAACTCCTTGAGGTGCTCGGCGAGGACCAAAAGGAAGTACTGACCCTGCGGATCATCGCAGACCTCACCGTGGAGCAAGCAGCCGAAATCATGGGGAAGAGCGCCGGAGCCGTCAAACAGCTTCAGCGGCGTGCGTTGGACAGACTTCGAGAACATTCGGCCGTAAAGGACTACGTGGCGCCATGACAACCAGGGAAGACATTTCTGCTGGGACCGTTGACCAGCTTTTGCTCGATGCTGGTCACTTGGACGTACCCGACCTCCGGGCCGCCCTCTTGTCCATAGCTTCCCTGGCGCAGATGGAGGCACCCGCGCCAGGGCCGGAGCTCGCCGCCATGCTGGCGGGACCGCGGGATGAACTGACCAGGCAACACTGGCTGCGCAAGAACCGTCCTGCCGTGGTGGGCCTTGCCGTCCTGGCCGGCATGGGCCTCGGAGTCAGCGGTGTCGCCGCCACCAGCCAGGTATCCGGCGGAAGCCTCGGGCCATGGTCCGTTCAGCAGCTGACGAGCGATTGGACGCCCGGCTGGACGCTTCCCCTGCCTCCGTCAGTTGCGGGCGACCGGCCGGCGGAATGGGCCTCACCGCTGTTCCTGCAGCTTGACCGGGCCGATCCTCCGTCTGCGAACGGAACCGGGAAACCGGCCACCCAAACTGCCGGGCCGGAGGACCCGGCCGTCGAGCCGGCGCCACCGGCGGCGTCCGATGACGATCAGGTCCAGTCGCCGGTCAACAAGGGCCGGGCTCATGGTGCCCCTTCCACGGGAAATCCCGGACATGGCAGCCCAGGGAAGGCCAACAGGGGCAAGGCCAACCGGGGCAAGGCCAGCCCGGGCAAGGCTGTGGCCGGTCAACCCTCGGCTTGGCGAGCCCCGGACCAAGCAGATGAGCAGGACGCCAACGTCACCCCGGATGCAGGGGAAACCAGCGCGGGGGAGACCGCCGTCGTAGTGCCGTCATCGGAGCGGAAGGGCGCCGGGAAGTCCGGTGTGAGGCTCGACTCCAGCGTGGAGTCAGCCGTCGACTCACTCCACGCTGGATCCCGCCCTTGACTCCGCCAGCAGCTGGCTGGGGAAGTTCCGGCGGTAGCCCTAACCCAACTAACTGGCAGTTAACGTGCCCAAAAGTAACGTGCCAAAAAGCGATTTTCGCGACGTTAACTTCGGGTTAGTTGGGCTCGCGCCATGCGTCCGCTGGTTTCATTCATTTATTCGAAGATCGCGCCCAAAGGCCGCAGGAGTAAGGTTGATGCATGGCCCACGTTAACGATCCGGCAGTCATTGAGCGCCTCATGCGAACCAAAGGCACGTGGGCGATCGTCGGCCTCACCACCAACGAATGGCGCTCGGCGTACGACGTCTCCCTGTTCATCCGGGACCGGATGGGCATGGAAATCATTCCGGTCAACCTCCCTGGCGACGACGTCCATGGGGAGAAGGGGTACCGTTCCCTGGCGGACATTCCCGCCGAAAAGCACCCGATCGCCGTCGTGGACTGCTTCGTCAACTCGCAGAAGGTGGGTGCCGTCATAGACCAGGCCATCGGTGTGGGCGCCAAGGCCGTCTGGCTGCAGCTTGGCGTCTTTGACGAGGCTGCCGTGCAGCGTGCTGAGGCCGCCGGACTGGACGTGGTGGTCAACTCTTGCCCCGCCCGCGAAGGGTGGCGGGTGGGCATTTAGCGGCGCAGTCAATGGCACCACCCCGGAAGGGCTGCGCAGCATCGGCGATGCCCGCACGATCGGGTAGGCCGCGGCGGGCGGGCGCGGCCTGCTGCCGGATAGGCTCGTGTCATGGACGTTGCCACCCTCCGCGAGATCTGCCTGAGCTTCCCCGGCGCCTTTGAGGATTTTCCCTTCGGCCCGGAGACATCCGTGTTCAAAGTGCGGGCTGCCGTGGCGGGCGGGGCGCGGCAGGACGCCAAGATGTTCGCGGCGTCCGCCATGGACCCGGGGGACTGGTCCGTGAGCCTCAAGTGCGAACCGGTGTTGGCCGAACAGCTTCGTGCCATCCATCCTGAGATCACCGGCGCCTGGCACATGAATAAGATGCACTGGAACGGCGTCCGGCTGGACGGAGCGCTGCCGGACGACATGATCCGCGACATGGTGGAGGATTCCTACGACCTCGTGGTGGCCTCGCTGAACCGGAAGCAGCGGGAACAGCTGGGTTGGGCCGGCCTCGCCCGGGGTGACGGCGCGTGAGACGGCGCAGTGGGGGCACGCGCCCTGGCGCCGGCAACACTGGCGCCGGACGCCTCGCCCCTGGCGGGCTGAACTATCCGGGGATCGGGTCCACCGAGCACGGGCCGCCTCCGGAAGGCTTCCCGTGCCTGGTGACGCAGGCTTACCTGGGCGAGGGCCTGGCACTCTACCGGCGGGTGGCCCAGGGGTCCTGACCTGGCAGCTGCAGAAACGGTCGGGCCTGCGTGTCCGCACCGACTCCGACGTCGTGGTGCCTGGGGCGCGCGTGGTGAGCGGATTCGGCGTCGGACCTTTCCGGATCAACGCACCCTGCGAGGTGGTTTGGGTGCGTGGGCCGGTCCCCGGCGACGGGCCGCAAAGCGCAGGTTTCGGCTATGGAAGCCTGCCGGGCCATCCCGTGCGGGGCGAGGAGGCCTTCGAAGTTGAAGTGGACGCCCAGGGACAGGTGTTCCTGAAGATCACTGCCTTCAGCAGGCCGTCCAACTGGTTCTACGCGGCCGGAAGCGCCCTCGCGGGACGCGCACAAAGGAACGTCACTTCCCGATACATTGGGAGTGCACACGAACTGGCCGCAGGTGAAAGCTGATCAGGAGCAGGTGGATGCTGGAACAGACAATCCTTGACCAATTGTGGAACTTCGATGATCCCGCCGGATCGGAAGCCCGTTTCCGGGCGGCTGTTGACGGCGGAAAATACGACGCCGACGAACAGGCCGAGCTCGCGACGCAGCTGGGGCGGGCCATCGGACTGCAGGGCCGCTACGAGGAAGCCGATGCGCTCCTGGATGCGGTCGATGCCGACGAGCCAACCGTGGCCGTCCGGGTACTGCTGGAACGCGGCCGCCTGCTGAACTCGAGCGGCCATGCTGCGATGGCCGTGCCGCTCTTTGAACAGGCAGCTGAGCTGGCCGACCACCTCAGCGAGGAATTCCTTGCTGTTGATGCGCTGCACATGCTGGCGATCGCGGACTCCGCACACGCCGAATCCTGGACCCGCAGCGCCCTCGAGTACGCCTCCACGGTGCACGATCCGCGGACAAAACGCTGGATGGTCTCGCTGCACAACAACCTAGGCTGGACGCTGCACCAGGCCGGACGTTTCACCGAGGCCCTGGTGGAGTTCCAGCTGGCCGAGCAGTGGGCGGAACGCGTCGGCACGCCCCAGCAGCAGGAATGGGCCCGGGAAGCAATCGACGAGTGCGAGCACTCGCTCGCTGCCGGGCTGACCGCACAAACACAACGAAAGGCATAGCCCCCGTGATTTTTATTGTCGTCAAATTCAAGGTCAAACCGGACTGGTCGGATAAGTGGCTGGGCCTGGTGGAGGACTTTACCCGGGCCACGCGGCAGGAACCCGGCAACCTGTGGTTCGACTGGTCCCGGAGCGTGGAGGACGCCAACGAGTTTGTGCTCGTCGAGGCCTTCAGGGACGACGCCGCCGGAGACCACGTCGACAGCGCCCACTTCCAGAAGGCCATGGCGGACATGCCGCAGGCGCTCGCCGAAACACCGCGCATCATCAGCCGACAGCTCGACGGTGACGGCTGGGACAGCATGGGCGAACTCACCATCTGAGCCCGTCGGTTACGGCGCAATCGATACCATTAATCCATGTGGATCGGATGGATTGAGTTCGACATCCTTCTGGGCGACGTTCATAGCCTCAAGGAGAAGCGTTCTGTGGTGCGGCCTCTGCTGGCGGAGCTGAAGCGGCGCTTCGAGGTGTCCGTGGCCGAAGTCGGTGACCACGAGCAGTATCGGCGGACGCAACTGGGCGCCGGCCTGGTGGCAGCCGACCGGGCCCACATCGTGGAGGTGCTCACCGCCGTCGAACGCTTCGTGGCCTACCGTCCCGAACTTGAGCTCCTCAGTGCCCGCCAACGGGAGCTCCGCAGCGACGACTGACCCCCCATCGACTGCTCCGTAACCGCCCTACTGAGTCCTCAAAACGGCAGTTACGGAGCAGTCGATGGGCCTTGTGGATAACTTCTGCGGGCTCAGGCGGCATTCTGCTCTCATGAACCCATGAAGACCGCACGTCCGCTGCCGGATGATTTACAGGATCGACCCTTCACCGTGGTGGACGCAGCGCGCGCCGGGGTGTCGCGCAAGCGGCTGCGGCACCGCAGCCTGCATCGCACGGGCAAGGGGATCCGATCGGCAAGCCCGACGGCGGAGCTCCCCTTGAGCATCAGGGTGCGGCCTTTCATTGAGGTCAACGAGCGATGCGCCGCATCGCACCTCACCGCGGCGGAACTCCTCGTGTTGCCGCGACGTCGGCAGAAGGGATCGCCGGATATGTTTCATGTCATCAGGCCTGAGGGCGAGGCCCACCTGAATCGGCCGCATGTCATCGTGCACCGGATGAAGCTGTTCAGCGACGAGGTCACCACAGTCAACGGGATCCCCGTAACCACTCCGGAGCGGACCTGGCTGGACATGGCGGAAATGCTGTCAGTCGACGAGCTTGTGGCCATCGGGGACAGCTGTGTTCGGATGCCGCGGGCGGCCTTCGAGGACAGGGGACATGCCGCTGTGCAGTCTGGATGATCTTCAGCGGATGATCGACAGGCATAAGGGGAAGCGCGGTCTGCGCAAGGCCAAGGCAGCGATCAAACTCATCCGGTTGGGCTCGGATTCGCCCCAGGAGACCCTCCTTCGCCTGGCGATGATCAGGGCCGGGCTGCCGGAACCGGAACTCAACGTCCCGATTATTTCAGAGGACGGTGCCAGGCATCACGAGCCGGACCTTTCCTACCGGAAGTACAAAGTCGGGATCGAGTACGAAGGTGAGCACCACGGGGATGAAGGCCAGGTTGTCCGGGACATCGCCCGTTCTGAGACGTACGGAGCCCTCGGCTGGACGGAAGTCCGCATCTCCAAACGCCACATGTTCAACGATGCGAAGCCCGCAGTGTCCAAAGTCCGTGCGGCCTTGGTCCAAGCCGGATGGCGGCCCCGACCTCAAAGAACGATTGCTCCGTAACTGCCGTTTTGAGGGTTCAAAAGGGCGATTACGGAGCAATCGATGGAGCAGGAGGCCTAGCCGAAGTACTTCGGCAGGGTGGCCTCGTGGGCTTCGCGGAGCGAATCAAGCGACAGGGTGTCCACGCCGTTGATCTCCAGCTGGCCGCTGGCCGCGTCCACCACACCGATCCGGACGTGTGCGAACCCGCGGGCGGTGCACATATCCGTAAAGCGGACTTCCTCGGAGCGCGGGACGCCCACGACGGCGCGGCCCTGCGACTCGGAGAACAGCGCCGTGAACAGGTCCACGCCGTCGCGGTCCATGACGTCCTGCAGGGCGATCCGGGCACCCACGCCGTAGCGCAGCGAGGACTCCACCAGGGCTGCCGCGAGGCCGCCTTCGGAGAGGTCGTGGGCCGAATCCACCATGCCGTCGCGGGAAGCGTTGATCAGGATTTCACCCAGGGCGCGTTCGGCGGCGAGGTCAACCTTAGGCGGAAGCCCGCCGAGGTGTCCGCGCATATTGGACCATTCCGAGCCGTCCAGTTCCGCGGCGGTGGTGCCCAGCAGGTAGATAGCCTGGCCGTCTTCGCGCCAGCCCGACGGCGTGCGGCGGGCGACGTCGTCGAGCTTGCCCAACACTGCCACCACGGGGGAGGGGTGGATGGGGGTGGTGCCGGTCTGGTTGTACAGCGAGACGTTGCCGCCGGTGACCGGGATGCCCAGTTCCATGCAGGCGTCCGACAGGCCGCGGATGGCTTCGGCGAGCTGCCACATGACATCCGGATCCTCGGGGGAACCGAAGTTCAGGCAGTCGCTGACGGCCATCGGCACGGCGCCGGAGGTGGCGACGTTGCGGTACGCCTCGGCCAGTGCCAGCTGTGCGCCGTGGTACGGGTCGAGGTACGTATAGCGGCCGTTGGCGTCGGTGGCCAGGGCAACACCCAGACCGGTTTCCTCGTCCACGCGGACCACGCCCGCATCGTCCGGGAACGCCAGTGCGGTGTTGCCGCCGACGTAGCGGTCGTACTGGTTGGTGATCCAGGACTTGCTGCACATGTTCGGCGAGGCAACGAGCTCGGTGACGGCAGCGGCCAGTTCCGCGGGGGCGGAGGGACGGCCGGCGTCCTGCACTGATCCAGTGAAGGAATCGGCCTGGAGGGCGTCCTGCCACTCGGGGCGGGCATACGGACGGTTGTAGACCGGACCGTCGTGGGCAACAGTGCGCGGGTCGACGTCGACGATGACTTCGCCTTCCCACGTGATGATCAGGCGGCCGGTGTCGGTCACCTCGCCCAGCCAGGAGTACTCCACGGCCCACTTGTCCATGACCGCTTCAAACGCGGCGATGTTCTCGGGGGTGACCACGGCCATCATCCGTTCCTGCGACTCGGACATCAGGATTTCGCCGGGGGTCAGGGTAGGGTCGCGGAGCAGGACGGAGGTCAGCTCGACCTCCATGCCGCCGTCGCCGTTGGAGGCGAGCTCGGACGTGGCGCAGGAAATGCCTGCCGCGCCCAGGTCCTGGATGCCTTCAACGAGGGAACCCTTGAACAGCTCCAGGCAGCACTCGATCAGGACCTTCTCGGCGAAGGGGTCGCCCACCTGGACGGCGGGGCGCTTGGACGGCTTGGTGTCGTCGAAGGACTCCGAGGCCAGCACGGAGGCGCCGCCGATGCCGTCGCCGCCGGTGCGTGCACCGAACAGCACCACCTTGTTGCCCTTGCCGGAGGCGTTGGCGAGGCGGATGTCCTCGTGGCGCATGACGCCGACAGCCAGCGCATTGACCAGCGGGTTGCCCTGGTACACGGAATCGAAGACCATTTCGCCGCCGATGTTGGGCAGGCCCAGGGAGTTTCCGTAGCCGCCAATGCCGGCAACGGCACCGTGCATGACGCGTGCGGTGTCCGGGTGGTCGATGGCGCCGAAGCGCAGCGGATCCATCACGGCTACCGGGCGGGCGCCCATGGAGATGATGTCGCGGACGATGCCGCCGATGCCGGTTGCGGCACCCTGGTAGG
This genomic window from Arthrobacter sp. 24S4-2 contains:
- a CDS encoding DUF1990 family protein, with the translated sequence MPGDAGLPGRGPGTLPAGGPGVLTWQLQKRSGLRVRTDSDVVVPGARVVSGFGVGPFRINAPCEVVWVRGPVPGDGPQSAGFGYGSLPGHPVRGEEAFEVEVDAQGQVFLKITAFSRPSNWFYAAGSALAGRAQRNVTSRYIGSAHELAAGES
- the purL gene encoding phosphoribosylformylglycinamidine synthase subunit PurL, which translates into the protein MSTSAETVGRKFNIDTVENAAKTPDTELPWAELGLKQNEFDEVVKVLGRRPTGAELAMYSVMWSEHCSYKSSKNHLRQFGEKVTDEMKKDMLVGIGENAGVTNLGDGWAVTFKIESHNSPSFVEPYQGAATGIGGIVRDIISMGARPVAVMDPLRFGAIDHPDTARVMHGAVAGIGGYGNSLGLPNIGGEMVFDSVYQGNPLVNALAVGVMRHEDIRLANASGKGNKVVLFGARTGGDGIGGASVLASESFDDTKPSKRPAVQVGDPFAEKVLIECCLELFKGSLVEGIQDLGAAGISCATSELASNGDGGMEVELTSVLLRDPTLTPGEILMSESQERMMAVVTPENIAAFEAVMDKWAVEYSWLGEVTDTGRLIITWEGEVIVDVDPRTVAHDGPVYNRPYARPEWQDALQADSFTGSVQDAGRPSAPAELAAAVTELVASPNMCSKSWITNQYDRYVGGNTALAFPDDAGVVRVDEETGLGVALATDANGRYTYLDPYHGAQLALAEAYRNVATSGAVPMAVSDCLNFGSPEDPDVMWQLAEAIRGLSDACMELGIPVTGGNVSLYNQTGTTPIHPSPVVAVLGKLDDVARRTPSGWREDGQAIYLLGTTAAELDGSEWSNMRGHLGGLPPKVDLAAERALGEILINASRDGMVDSAHDLSEGGLAAALVESSLRYGVGARIALQDVMDRDGVDLFTALFSESQGRAVVGVPRSEEVRFTDMCTARGFAHVRIGVVDAASGQLEINGVDTLSLDSLREAHEATLPKYFG
- a CDS encoding CoA-binding protein, with product MAHVNDPAVIERLMRTKGTWAIVGLTTNEWRSAYDVSLFIRDRMGMEIIPVNLPGDDVHGEKGYRSLADIPAEKHPIAVVDCFVNSQKVGAVIDQAIGVGAKAVWLQLGVFDEAAVQRAEAAGLDVVVNSCPAREGWRVGI
- a CDS encoding putative quinol monooxygenase → MIFIVVKFKVKPDWSDKWLGLVEDFTRATRQEPGNLWFDWSRSVEDANEFVLVEAFRDDAAGDHVDSAHFQKAMADMPQALAETPRIISRQLDGDGWDSMGELTI
- a CDS encoding DUF503 domain-containing protein, which produces MWIGWIEFDILLGDVHSLKEKRSVVRPLLAELKRRFEVSVAEVGDHEQYRRTQLGAGLVAADRAHIVEVLTAVERFVAYRPELELLSARQRELRSDD
- a CDS encoding Hpt domain-containing protein; this encodes MGLSLKSDKAKTGSAPESSDRDAGPRRYRTRINREPVLDRLRVQELAGGIHSQSRLLEFLNLFLVLLPSRVNNVVIALDSGDHEAASAAAQSLASSAAMAGAARLELVALLVDADLRIGRMDRARETGRRLGPDASELASALSRLLTGH
- a CDS encoding phosphotransferase; amino-acid sequence: MGLMQPEWSPRISWADLPGHVQAGVEQILGSPVAHATGQQGGFSPGTADRVLTSSGARAFVKAVSPQLNEHSPAIHRKEATVTAALPDGVPAPSLIGTFDDGEWVALILSDVEGRNPHVPWRSAELTGVLNALLKLSRTPVPPALAHLPALEHELADAFGGWTRIRADPPQACDPWIIRNLGILEDLAETGLADLKGQSLVHTDVRADNILITHDNEAVLVDWPWACIGSAWVDALTVLINVRVFDPGFDVESILRTHKVFAPATPAGVHRVLSGLGAYFTDAARQPPPPGLPTVRAFQRHQGEAVVHWLRQRMVGH
- a CDS encoding MmcQ/YjbR family DNA-binding protein; its protein translation is MDVATLREICLSFPGAFEDFPFGPETSVFKVRAAVAGGARQDAKMFAASAMDPGDWSVSLKCEPVLAEQLRAIHPEITGAWHMNKMHWNGVRLDGALPDDMIRDMVEDSYDLVVASLNRKQREQLGWAGLARGDGA
- a CDS encoding RNA polymerase sigma factor yields the protein MTDALTDDSLRALRGRDGELFSLVYRSYAPQVLGYLTARGVEDPEATMQDVFLAVLPRIDGISGGASGLRTFLFSVAHARMVDDHRRQSRAPVKQRFEPEFDRRESSSAEAAAMLLVAPREVQELLEVLGEDQKEVLTLRIIADLTVEQAAEIMGKSAGAVKQLQRRALDRLREHSAVKDYVAP